The Cyclobacteriaceae bacterium DNA segment AAATCATTCCGGATTAAATCGACAATGGTAATATGCTCTGCTTCTTCTTTTTTATCCGATAAAATTATGGAAGCCGCGTTTGGCATTCGTGCATCGATTGTCCCTTTCATCGGAAAGGAAAAAATCTTACCATCCGTTATGCGAATAAATGTTTCGGGTGAGAATACCAGAAACTCATTCTTGAACAAAAGCTTGTAACGCGCTTCACTTGCAAAAAAGATTTCTCGCAGCGAAGCATTCAATTCGATTGGCGTTTTAACAGTCAGGTTTGTGAGAAAAGTATCGCCATATAAAAGATGACTATATACTTTATCAAAACGCCTGTTATACTCCGCAACTGAAACCGGATGCTTCACCAATTTAACCATGGTTTTACTGCTCGATTGATCTGTATTGCTAACGTGATTGAATCTAAATAAAATAGAAGCAGGATCAACTTCATCCAACCGAAAAGCCAAAGGCTTTTTCATTTCAAAATCAACGATAAACAGAAAGGGTGTTCGCTCAGCGCCCCACGCATTTAATTGTTGAGCAAAAGATTCAATAGTCATGCGCAGCCTTACGGGATGTTCATGTACTTATGCACCTGGAGTGAAATGCGCCATTCAGGATGGGCTTTAACATAATCAATGATCAACGGTAACATATCTTTCTCTTTTGACCATTCAGGTTGCAGAAAAAGTTTGCATTCAGCCTTTACCTTGCTTGCAAATTCTTCTGCCCATGCAAAATCACTCTTATTATAGATAATCACCTTCAACTCATCTGCCTGTTGATAAATGGATGCATCAGGAGCTTTAAACTTTTTCGGTGAAAAACAAACCCAATCCCAAATTCCGGTTAATGGATAAGCACCTGATGTCTCGATATGCGTTCGCAGCCCAGCCTCCTTTAATGATTCAGTCAATTCGCTAAGATTGTACATGGCGGGTTCACCGCCCGTGATCACAGCGATTTCACTTCCACTGCTTTTCGCTTTGCTTACCATTTCCTCAATGGAAACTTTCGGATGCTGATCCGCATCCCAGGATTCTTTTACATCACACCACACACATCCTACATCGCACCCACCTAACCGGATAAAGTAAGCCGCATGGCCCTGATAAAATCCCTCACCTTGAATGGTATAGAAATCTTCCATTAGCGGAAGCGATGCATTCAAAATTTCAGATTTCGAATTCAAAATTCAGATTTAGAATTTTCTAAGAATTTCTTAGCTCAGTGGCGCGCAGTGTATTCAATAATAAGGAAGCAATCGTCATCGGGCCAACACCACCGGGAACGGGTGTAATCAATGAACACTTAGGCGCTACATTTTTAAAATCTACATCACCTTTTATGGCGTAACCGTTTTTGTATTGCGGGCCTTCTACACGCGTGGTGCCTACATCTATCACAACTGCACCTTCTTTAACCATATCGGCTGTAATCAATCCGGGTTTGCCCACGGCAACTACGAGTATATCAGCCTGCTTCGTAAAATTCTTTAACTCCCTCGTATACTTATGGCAAACAGTTACTGTGGCACGACCTTGTTCCACCAACATCATGCTAAGTGGTGCACCCACCAACCGACTGGCACCAACCACTACACAATTTTTACCTTCAGTCTCCACCTTGTATCGCTTCAATAGCTCTATCACACCAAAGGGTGTTGCCGGCATGAGTAATGGATTTTTAGATACGATGCTTCCGAAGTTTCTATTTGTGAACCCATCTACATCTTTTTCAGGCCGAATGTGTTCCGTTATTTTTTCTACCGAGATGTGCGCAGGTAATGGAAGTTGAACGATAAAGCCATCCACATCCGGATCTTTGTTCACCTGATCAATGTGCTTCAATAATTTATCCTCACTGATGGTATCGGCAAAACGCATCATGGTATAATGAAAACCTACCTCCTTGCACGCCTTCACTTTGTGATCTACGTACGTCTGACTAGCACCATCATCGCCTACCAGAATAATGGCCAGGTGCGGAATTTTCTTGCCTTCACTTTTTAATTCGTGCACACGTTGTGTGATCTCTTCTTTGATCTGTGAGGCAATTTTACGTCCGTCAATTAAGGTATATGTTTTTTCGTCAACCATGAAGTTGTAATTAATTGATTAATCAATCTTCAACACAGCCATAAACGCTTCCTGCGGAATTTCAACATTACCAACCTGGCGCATACGCTTTTTACCCTTCTTCTGCTTCTCCAACAATTTACGCTTACGCGAGATGTCCCCGCCATAACATTTTGCCAATACGTTTTTGCGCATGGCCTTCACCGTTTCGCGGGCAACAATTTTTTGTCCGATAGCAGCCTGAATAGCAATTTCAAACATTTGGCGTGGCAACAACTCACGCAATTTCTCACATAACTTCTTACCCCACTCATACGCCTTGCTGCGGTGTACAATAGCAGACAGTGCATCTACTTTTTCACCATTCAACTGAATATCCAACTTCACCATATCCGATTCACGGAAACCAATCAGGTGGTAATCCAGAGAAGCATAGCCCTTGGAGATGGTCTTAAGTTTATCAAAGAAGTCAAATACGATTTCTGCCAGCGGCATCTCAAACGACATCTCTACACGATCGGTTGTCAGGTAGGATTGATTCTTGATCACCCCGCGCTTATCCATGCATAATTTTATGATGCCGCCAATGAATTCCGATTTGGTAATAATCTGTGCTTTGATGTAGGGTTCTTCAATATGATCAACCGTGTTCGGATCAGGCATTTCGGATGGGGCATTGATTTCATACATGGATCCGTCCGTACGAATGGCATGGAATTGCACGGAAGGTACTGTCGTGATCACCGTCATGTCGAACTCACGCTCCAGGCGTTCCTGAATAATTTCCATGTGCAACATGCCGAGGAATCCGCAACGGAAACCAAAACCCAAAGCAGCCGAAGTTTCAGGTTCCCACACAAGCGAAGCGTCATTCAACTGGAGTTTTTCCATAGATGCACGCAATTCTTCAAACTCGGTTGTATCTACCGGATAGATACCCGCAAAAACCATCGGCTTAACGTTTTCAAAGCCTTTGATTGCCACACCCGGTTTATCAATGTGCGTGATGGTATCCCCCACTTTCACTTCCTTGGCTTCTTTAATGCCTGAAATCAGATAGCCCACATTTCCGGCACCGATTTCATTTTTGGGAAGCTTGTTTATTTTCAATACGCCAATTTCATCAGCTTCGTAGGTTTTGCCCGTGCTTACAAATTTTACTTTATCCCCTTTCTTGATTGAACCATTGAACACACGGAAATACACTTCGATTCCACGAAACGAATTAAACACCGAATCGAAAATCATAGCCTGGAGAGGCGCTTTCGGATCGCCTTTCGGAGGCTTGATGCGGTGTACCACAGCTTTCAAAATATCCTCAATACCAATACCTTCTTTAGCGCTGGCGCGAATCACATCTTCTGGTTTGCATCCGATCAGGTCTACAATCTCATCGGTCACCTCCTCCGGCATAGCGTGAGGCAAATCAATCTTATTCATCACCGGAATAATTTCCAGGTCGTGCTCAAGGGCGAGGTATAAATTAGAGATGGTCTGGGCCTCAATACCCTGACTGGCATCTACAATTAATAAGGCGCCCTCACAGGCCGCTATCGATCGGGAAACCTCGTACGAAAAGTCAACGTGGCCGGGGGTATCAATCAGGTTTAAGATGTATTCCTTGCCATCCAGTGTATAATTCATCTGAATAGCATGTGCCTTAATAGTAATGCCCTTTTCACGCTCCAAATCCATGTTATCCAGTACCTGGGCCTGCATTTCGCGTTGCGTAAGCGTACCGGTAAACTCCAATAAGCGGTCGGCTAACGTGCTTTTACCGTGGTCAATATGGGCTATTATGCAAAAATTGCGGATGTTTTCCATACCCGTCTGTTCCTCAAAATTTTAGAACTGCAAAAGTAGCAATTCGGGGCTGATTAATTCGAAAAATCAATAACGGCTAACGAACTATCCGCTGGTCGAGCCTGAGGGGATAAACCTTCCACTTTACCTTTCTGAATTCCTTTGAGATCGGATTTAAAACCAAGGTAGAAGAAGACGGATCAACCACTGAGGGTACCTCAAAGCAAAGGGTACCCTGTTTTAAAAGTTCAGTACCATATTCCATAGAAATCCTTGATGCGGGTATGGCATTCCAGCCTTCCGGCAACTCTTTTAAATCAGGTTTAACCACGAACTCATCCGGACAATTAAACTCCATTACGGAATACAACACATAACGCTCCGCTGCAAACAGCTCTGGGTCAATCGTCAAACGTTCCAGCATGGCTGCCGAAACCGAATTGCTGCCATATAAAGCCGGGTGGCCGGGTAAGTTCCACCTGCCGCCATACCGTTTTGCTCCCTCACCACTAGTATCACAAAACTCCGTTCGGGCCAACCGGTAAATGATCATACGGCAATACCGTGTTGCATCCGCATGATTTCGGTTTTTAGAAGCGTGACCCCTTCGGTGACATCAATTAAATTAATGGGCTTAATGTTGCCAATACTAAACAGCGGGCGATCCATCCATCTGCGAAAGCCCTCTTCACCGAAGTACTCAATACCCATGGCATAAAGCTCAGCCAGGGCATACATTTTTTCCGATTGTACCACATCAAAAACGGCTGTGCGTTGAATAGTTTTAGAAGAAACCGATAAAGCCGAAGCCAGGGTTTCGTTATCAAGGCCTGTTACTTCCTTTAGGCGATCAAAAGATTTTTTACGCAACCCTTTACGGAACGTATCAACCCGGTTTAATGGCTCATTCACCTTGATGGATTCGATATCTAAAAGCTGGTGAACAGCCGATTGTTGCGCCTTTTCGTAAGCCACTGCCGGTTCATGCAGGGAAGTGGTTGTGCCTTTTCGGGTATATTTTCTCGCTTTCATGGCCTCGGGAAATTTGTCCACTAATATAACGTATTTTGTCCTATATACGTTTCCTTCCTAAGAAAATAAAAAAGGGCCGTAAAAACGGCCCCTAATAAAAAGTAAGAAATTTTGAATTTCTGATTAATCCATTCCCGGCTGCTTCAACACAAATCCGGTTTTGGCCTTTTCATCGGCAACAATTTTACGAACATCAGCCAATAGCTTTTTGGCATCGTAGACAATACCATCTTTAATGGTGTATTTCACGCCTCCAACCCGAATAGCTTTATTGTCATCCGATAGTTTAATAGCACCCGTTCCATACAACACCTGAAGGTTTTCCAGAGGATTCTGATCAACAATTACAAAATCGGCAAGTTTGCCTACTTCAACTGAGCCCAGATCTTTTTCAACACCAAGCGCCTGCGCGCCATACAACGTGGCCGAACGAATTACTTCCAGCGGATGAAAGCCTGCTTCGCGCAACAGTTCCAACTCACGGATGTAAGCAAATCCATATAACTGAAAAATAAAACCTGAATCAGATCCTGTTGTAACACGACCGCCACGGTTTTTATATTCATTCACAAACTTCATCCATAACGCATAATTCTCGCGCCAGTTAACCTCTTGTTCCGTTCCCCAGGCAAACCAGTAGGAACCGTGCGCCCGTCTGTTCGGTTGAAAGAAACTCCAAAGTTGCGGTAAGGTATATTCTTCATGCCACTCCGCCCTGCGTGCGCGGTGCAAATCGCGACTGGCTTCATATATGTTAAAGGTTGGATCAAGTGTAAAGTCGAGCTTCAATAATTCATTCATTACATTGTTCCAATGTTCAGAATACGGAGCTGCAGCTTGCTTCCACAAATTGCCTGCATTTTCAAACCGGTGTTGCTCATTCTGATAATTATAATCAAGCGGATAATCCTGAATGGTGCGATCAACAAACAATGCCTCCGGTAAACCATACCAATGTTCCATTGAGGTTAACCCTGCTCTTGCCGATTTAAGCACATTCCAACGCGCCACATCCATCTGTGCATGGTGACAGGCTGAACGCAAGCCCAGTTTTTTATTTTCCTCCAAAGCAGCTTGCATGATATCAGGCGCAGCGCCAAAAAACTTAATACCATCTGCACCTTTTGCTTTGTTCGCCCTTACCCATTCGCGCGCCATTTCAGGCGTGCTGATGGGCTTATCACTACCCTGACCAAACGAAGTATAAGCATGAATACGCGGGGCGGTAATTGAGTTTGCAGCACTTTTCTTTTTATGATCCAGTACCCAGTTCAAACCATTGCCTGCCGAAGGATCGCGCACGGTGGTAATGCCGTGGCCCATCCATAATTTAAATACATATTCTGCATTTGGTGCTTGACCACCTCCAATATGTCCATGCATATCCACAAATCCGGGCATCAGGTACATGCCTTCTGCATTTAGTTCCTTTCCTCCAGTTTCAAGCTTGGGTCTTCGCTCTTCCGTAATCGGCACACCCGGATAACCGACAATCGCAATACGTTCAATGCGGTTTTGTCGGACAACAATATCAACCGGGCCAATTGGAGGCGCGCCTGTTCCATCAATTAAGGTTACACCACGGATGATCAGTTGGGTATGCGGGCCATCACCTTCTTTCACAGTAGGTGCATCAGAAATCCGGCCTTGGCCTAAAGTCAGCGTAGAGATTAATCCTACGAGGTAAAAAAGCTTTTTCATGGTAAGGTTTAAAGTTGTCAAGCTAAGCAAGTTCAAACGAAATCAAAATAAAGGCTTGACAGGCGGTTGGGACAGAAAACATGTCTGGGTCATCTTAAAATTTCATACTAATGGAAAATAAGGCATCGTTTTAACCATCATTCAACCGATTTCGGTAATTTTTTACTAAAAGTGGTTCATTTTTGAACCTTAAAATATGAAATTAACCCAAAATATAACCACTACAGGGTCATGAGTAAACCAAAAACGCGTTACATTATAATTTTCGGACTCATCATTTTATTGCAGATTCTCTCGCTTTTGAGTTCTACGCACGAGTCTGCCCCCACCGAAAACTCAAACCTCAATCAAGCGGATACTGCCTGGATGATTGTGGCCACTGCATTTGTGTTATTCATGACACCCGGCCTCTCCTTTTTTTATGGAGGAATGGTCAGTTTTAAGAATGTGATCTCTACCATGCTGCAAAGCTTTATTGCGTTGGGCGTGATTAGTCTGCTTTGGTATTTGGTTGGTTTTAGTCTGGCGTTTGGGGAGAGTTATCATGGGCTGATTGGGAACCCAACAACCTTCTTTAGTTTTAAAGGGGTTGGGTTATCCACGCATCCGGATTTCTCTCCTACCATTCCCTTCCTGATTTTCGCACTCTTCCAACTCAAGTTTGCCATCATCACACCAGCCCTGATCACCGGTAGTTTTGCCGAACGGGTAAAGTTTACTTCATACCTCATTTTCATGTGCCTGTTCTCATTATTTATCTATACCCCTTTAGCCCACTGGACATGGCACCCCGAAGGTTTCTTGCGGCAATGGGGCGTTCTTGATTTTGCTGGCGGAACGGTAGTACACATGTCGGCAGGATTTGCTGCACTGGCTGGCGCATACGTACTTGGCAAACGCGAGACAAAAAATCATCAACCTGCCAATATTCCCTTTATTATTCTCGGCACAGGTATGCTCTGGTTCGGTTGGTTTGGTTTCAATGCAGGTTCAGCATTGGGTGCAAATGTATTAGCCGTGCAGGCTTTTGGCACAACCAACATGGCTTCAGCCTCCGCCATGATTACCTGGGTTATGTTTGATGCGCTGGTCGGAAGAAGAATTTCTGCGATGGGCGCTTGCATTGGTGCTGTGGTGGGCTTGGTAGCCATTACACCAGCTGCCGGTTTCGTTACGATGGGGCAAAGTGTTTTCATCGGGTTTGTTGCGGCCATTGTCAGCAACCTGGCCGTTTACTATAAGCAACGCACTTCACTCGATGATACGCTGGATGTTTTCCCTTGCCATGGCGTGGGCGGCATTGTAGGCATGTTGCTTACGGGTGTATTTGCAGCCGATGTTGGATTGATTTATGGAACCTCCACTACATTTCTATATCACCTCCTGGCAATGGTCATTGTAGGTGTATTCACATTCTTTGGATCATTGTTGATTTTCAAAATCACTTCATGGATAACCAAACTCCGCGTAAGCAAGGATGAAGAAAGCATTGGATTGGATATTAGTCAGCATGCAGAAACATTAGGTGTGGTGCCCAGCCAAAACTAAGGTTCTTGATTAAGAAGACTCATTAAGCTGATAGATGTAGCGGGTTAGCTCATGTTGCACCCGTTCCCGTTCCATCCACCAGTTTCGGCTAAACACACGGTGATGCGTCCAGTGCTTTTGCTCAAGCAACTGCGGGGTATACACATGGGCATCTTTGATGGAATACATTTGCTCGTACAACACATCATCCGTAAGGATAATCCCTTCAGGTTTGTTGCCTTTGGTTAATGTAATATCTGCCGATGGTAGTCTTCCGCTTTCGAAAGCAAGAGATGTTTTCTCTGCCGCTGACCAACGAACAATGGCTGACCGCAAATACCAATCGGGGTTATGCTGATTTTGTTCAATTGTTGATGGTCTGAATTTTTGATCAGAGACTTGACGTGCATATTCAAGGTATTGCTTTAACAGTTTCGGGCCATCGTTCTGAATACCTTGTACACGCAACTCTTCCGGCCAGATACTGGAAACAACGATCACCTTTTCCCGGGCGCGCGTCACCGCCACATTCAACCGGTTTTCGCCACCTGCAACATTCAGGCTGCCGAATTGCATGCTCAGCTTTTTGTTTTTATCCGGAGCATAACCAATCGAAAAGA contains these protein-coding regions:
- a CDS encoding amidohydrolase family protein, producing MKKLFYLVGLISTLTLGQGRISDAPTVKEGDGPHTQLIIRGVTLIDGTGAPPIGPVDIVVRQNRIERIAIVGYPGVPITEERRPKLETGGKELNAEGMYLMPGFVDMHGHIGGGQAPNAEYVFKLWMGHGITTVRDPSAGNGLNWVLDHKKKSAANSITAPRIHAYTSFGQGSDKPISTPEMAREWVRANKAKGADGIKFFGAAPDIMQAALEENKKLGLRSACHHAQMDVARWNVLKSARAGLTSMEHWYGLPEALFVDRTIQDYPLDYNYQNEQHRFENAGNLWKQAAAPYSEHWNNVMNELLKLDFTLDPTFNIYEASRDLHRARRAEWHEEYTLPQLWSFFQPNRRAHGSYWFAWGTEQEVNWRENYALWMKFVNEYKNRGGRVTTGSDSGFIFQLYGFAYIRELELLREAGFHPLEVIRSATLYGAQALGVEKDLGSVEVGKLADFVIVDQNPLENLQVLYGTGAIKLSDDNKAIRVGGVKYTIKDGIVYDAKKLLADVRKIVADEKAKTGFVLKQPGMD
- a CDS encoding DUF2384 domain-containing protein, encoding MKARKYTRKGTTTSLHEPAVAYEKAQQSAVHQLLDIESIKVNEPLNRVDTFRKGLRKKSFDRLKEVTGLDNETLASALSVSSKTIQRTAVFDVVQSEKMYALAELYAMGIEYFGEEGFRRWMDRPLFSIGNIKPINLIDVTEGVTLLKTEIMRMQHGIAV
- a CDS encoding bifunctional 5,10-methylenetetrahydrofolate dehydrogenase/5,10-methenyltetrahydrofolate cyclohydrolase; the protein is MVDEKTYTLIDGRKIASQIKEEITQRVHELKSEGKKIPHLAIILVGDDGASQTYVDHKVKACKEVGFHYTMMRFADTISEDKLLKHIDQVNKDPDVDGFIVQLPLPAHISVEKITEHIRPEKDVDGFTNRNFGSIVSKNPLLMPATPFGVIELLKRYKVETEGKNCVVVGASRLVGAPLSMMLVEQGRATVTVCHKYTRELKNFTKQADILVVAVGKPGLITADMVKEGAVVIDVGTTRVEGPQYKNGYAIKGDVDFKNVAPKCSLITPVPGGVGPMTIASLLLNTLRATELRNS
- a CDS encoding RES family NAD+ phosphorylase, which codes for MIIYRLARTEFCDTSGEGAKRYGGRWNLPGHPALYGSNSVSAAMLERLTIDPELFAAERYVLYSVMEFNCPDEFVVKPDLKELPEGWNAIPASRISMEYGTELLKQGTLCFEVPSVVDPSSSTLVLNPISKEFRKVKWKVYPLRLDQRIVR
- a CDS encoding ammonium transporter, translated to MSKPKTRYIIIFGLIILLQILSLLSSTHESAPTENSNLNQADTAWMIVATAFVLFMTPGLSFFYGGMVSFKNVISTMLQSFIALGVISLLWYLVGFSLAFGESYHGLIGNPTTFFSFKGVGLSTHPDFSPTIPFLIFALFQLKFAIITPALITGSFAERVKFTSYLIFMCLFSLFIYTPLAHWTWHPEGFLRQWGVLDFAGGTVVHMSAGFAALAGAYVLGKRETKNHQPANIPFIILGTGMLWFGWFGFNAGSALGANVLAVQAFGTTNMASASAMITWVMFDALVGRRISAMGACIGAVVGLVAITPAAGFVTMGQSVFIGFVAAIVSNLAVYYKQRTSLDDTLDVFPCHGVGGIVGMLLTGVFAADVGLIYGTSTTFLYHLLAMVIVGVFTFFGSLLIFKITSWITKLRVSKDEESIGLDISQHAETLGVVPSQN
- a CDS encoding 7-carboxy-7-deazaguanine synthase QueE, producing MEDFYTIQGEGFYQGHAAYFIRLGGCDVGCVWCDVKESWDADQHPKVSIEEMVSKAKSSGSEIAVITGGEPAMYNLSELTESLKEAGLRTHIETSGAYPLTGIWDWVCFSPKKFKAPDASIYQQADELKVIIYNKSDFAWAEEFASKVKAECKLFLQPEWSKEKDMLPLIIDYVKAHPEWRISLQVHKYMNIP
- a CDS encoding aminodeoxychorismate synthase component I, which codes for MTIESFAQQLNAWGAERTPFLFIVDFEMKKPLAFRLDEVDPASILFRFNHVSNTDQSSSKTMVKLVKHPVSVAEYNRRFDKVYSHLLYGDTFLTNLTVKTPIELNASLREIFFASEARYKLLFKNEFLVFSPETFIRITDGKIFSFPMKGTIDARMPNAASIILSDKKEEAEHITIVDLIRNDLSQVATNVTVSRFRYIEELKTNQKNLLQVSSEICGQLSDDYHSRLGEILVALLPAGSVSGAPKPKTLEVIREAEGEDRGYYTGVFGYYDGEKLDSAVMIRYIEKSNDQFFYRSGGGITTQSNAMQEYKEAIDKIYVPVN
- the lepA gene encoding translation elongation factor 4, with translation MENIRNFCIIAHIDHGKSTLADRLLEFTGTLTQREMQAQVLDNMDLEREKGITIKAHAIQMNYTLDGKEYILNLIDTPGHVDFSYEVSRSIAACEGALLIVDASQGIEAQTISNLYLALEHDLEIIPVMNKIDLPHAMPEEVTDEIVDLIGCKPEDVIRASAKEGIGIEDILKAVVHRIKPPKGDPKAPLQAMIFDSVFNSFRGIEVYFRVFNGSIKKGDKVKFVSTGKTYEADEIGVLKINKLPKNEIGAGNVGYLISGIKEAKEVKVGDTITHIDKPGVAIKGFENVKPMVFAGIYPVDTTEFEELRASMEKLQLNDASLVWEPETSAALGFGFRCGFLGMLHMEIIQERLEREFDMTVITTVPSVQFHAIRTDGSMYEINAPSEMPDPNTVDHIEEPYIKAQIITKSEFIGGIIKLCMDKRGVIKNQSYLTTDRVEMSFEMPLAEIVFDFFDKLKTISKGYASLDYHLIGFRESDMVKLDIQLNGEKVDALSAIVHRSKAYEWGKKLCEKLRELLPRQMFEIAIQAAIGQKIVARETVKAMRKNVLAKCYGGDISRKRKLLEKQKKGKKRMRQVGNVEIPQEAFMAVLKID